The DNA window AAGAATCTGTTCACAACAACACTATAAAATTACAACAAAGGGAAACAATGGAATTTAGCGCACCGTTAAAATCTGATTCAATTAAAATCATGCTTCTAGGAAGCGGAGAGTTAGGAAAAGAAGTGATCATCGAAGCTCAACGTTTGGGTATAGAAACCATCGCCGTAGACAGCTACAACAATGCACCAGCTCAATTGGTTGCCAACAGAGCCTACACAATTAATATGAAAAACAAAAATGAGATTTTAGATGTGATTCGAAGAGAGAAACCAGATTACATCCTGCCTGAAGTAGAAGCGATTAATATTGAAGCACTTTTTGAAGCTGAAAACGAAGGCTTTCATGTCATTCCAAATGCGGATGCCGTGAACAAAACAATGAACCGAAAAAACATTCGACAGTTTGCAGCTGAAGAGTTAAAGGTAAAAACGGGACGATATGAGTTTGTTTCTACGTTTGAAGGCTTAGAAAAAGCAGCAGCAAACATGGGATTCCCTTGTGTGATTAAACCTGTGATGAGCTCTTCTGGTCATGGTCAAAGTGTGGCTAAAAAAGCGGAAGATTTACCTTTTTCTTGGGAGATGGCAAAAGAGGCACGTGGCGATGCAAGCGAGTTAATCGTTGAAGAGTTCATCAAGTTTGATTATGAAATCACGATGTTAACTGTAAGAAACGAAAAACAAACCGTATTTTGTGAACCCATTGGTCACATCCAACAAGATGGTGACTATATCTTCTCATGGCAACCAATGAATATGAGTGAAAGTGCAAAGAAAAAAGCACAAGATATTGCAAAGACTGTTACTGATGGTTTAGGTGGTCGAGGTATTTTTGGTGTTGAAATGTTTGTTCAAGGGGATGAAGTATTCTTCAGTGAAGTAAGTCCACGACCACACGACACTGGAATGGTTACCATGATGACACAATCTCAAAGTGAGTTTGCACTGCATGTTCGAGCCGTACTTGGATTGCCTTTAGACTTCTTTGATTATGGTGCGGGAGCAAGTGCTGCATATAAAGCAAAAGAGGACACCTTTAATCCAGTGGTATGTGTAGAAGATGCTGCTTTTACAAAAGAGTCGTATGTGCGAGTATTTGGAAAACCACAAAGTCATGTGGGACGAAGAATGGCTGTGGCTTTAACGTTTGATAAACAAAGCAGTGAGGCTGCTTTAGAGAAAGCAAAAGCCATTATTAAAAATATCAGTGATAAATAAATACTAAAGATAGATTAACTTTATTTGTCATATAATGTGTGACATTTAATGAATACGAGGAGTTTTTGATGAAAAAAGTTTTACTGACTGCATCTGCAGCAATGGTAGCAGCTTCGATTTTATTTACAGGTTGTTCTTCTAAAACAGAAACCATCCAAGAAGATATGACCTATGTTGACCCAGAATTTCAAGGTGCACCCAAATGGGTGATGGTACCTCAAGTCAGTGGGTTCATTGCAGAAGTAGGAAGTGCACCAAATAATGCTGCTAATGATAAAAGCTTCCAAAGAGCAGAAGCGATGGCAGATGCACGAGATAACTTGGCTCGTCAAATCTCTACAAAAGTAGGAAACATGTTCAAATCGTTTAAGGCATCAACGGGTTCAGGTGCAGATGCTACTTTTGATAAAGCAACTGAGAGTGTCTCTAAACAAGTAGCCTCTGAGACACTTAAAGGTACGGTTGTAAAAGATACATGGATCAGCAGAACAGGAAACTTATATGTTCTAATGGCGATTGATACAACTGCTGTGATTGATTCAGCTGAGAATAAAATCAAAACCTCGTTTAAAAACGACAATGCTTTATATCAAAAATTTCTTGCCGAAAAAGCGCAAGGTGAACTTGCAACTGAGTTAGAAAAACTCAATCAATAAATTAAAGCAGTCTTTGGACTGCTTTTCTCATAGGTGTCCACTATGAAAAAATCGTACTTCCTTTTACTTCTGCCTCTGATATTTTTACAATCCAATGATTTTCAACAATTTATACAACAACAAAAAAGCTCGTTTGAACGTTATAAACAGACGCAAACAACTGATTTTGAAACTTATAAAAAAGCCTATGAAGAGGGTTTAAAAGAGTATAAAAACGATATCTTACAACAATGGCCCCAAGCAGAGCTCTCCACCGCACACAAATGGGTACAGTATGATAAAAATTATGCAACTAAAAAGAGCGTTGATTTTCAAAATAAGACCATCAAACTTGAAGTCATTGCCAACAATGAACAAGAGGCTCGTGAAAAACTTGTTGAGAGTTTCAATGATTTATTAAAAGATGATGTACAACGTGCTTATAGCAATGACCAATTGGAACAAAAAGTTCAAGCAAAACTGCCAAAAACTGTTTTGACTCCTACAATAAAAACCAAACAAAAAATCGTGGCAGATGTCATTGAGAAAAAAGAGCAAGAAGCGTATGTGGAAGTAATCAAAAAAGAGCCTTTAGTTAAAAAAATCTATAAAGAGAACACCATCTATACTGCTAATTTAAAACTTCCAAGTACCGCTTTACTTAAAAAAGCACGCCTTTATACCCATGATGTAAAAGAGTATGCACAAAAAAACAGCGTCAACGAAGAGCTGATTTTTGCGGTTATTCACTCTGAGAGCTCCTTTAATCCCATGGCGCGTTCTCATATACCTGCGTATGGTTTAATGCAAATTGTGCCTAAAAGTGCAGGTCTGGATGTCTATAACTTTTTATATAAAGAGAAAAAGATACTCAGCTCTACGTATTTATATGATCCCAGCAATAACATTAAAATAGGTTCCACCTATTTGCACATGCTCTATTTTAACTATCTTCGACACATCAAAGATGAGACCAGCAGGCTTTACTGCTCTATTGCAGCATATAACACGGGTGCAGGAAATGTGGCACGCAGTTTTATTGGTACGATCAATATCAAAGAAGCAAGTAAGAAAATCAATCAAATGAGTGCTCAAGAGGTGTATAAACACCTTATGAGAAACCTGCCTTATAATGAGACACGTAAATATCTGCAAAGAGTCAATGAGCGACGATATGTCTACTTAAAACTGCTCAATGAAGAGCAACTGTAAGGAGTTGACATCTATTTAATTGATGAAAAAGCACTGCACGATAAAGCCATACTTCATGAGTTTATCTACCCAAATAAGTATGAGAATTACTACGTTGCTTATGACTGTTCTGCTTCTTTTTATGTAGAATTGGCACGTGCAGGTTTTGTTTGTACGGCTGCAGTTGACTCACAGAACAAAGAGGTGCTGCTCCCTGAAATGCAGTTTGAGTATGCTTTGCTTGATTTTAAGGAGTTACACGTCTCAAAAAAGGTGCAAAGTTTACTTGATAAACACACCTTTACTCTTGTCAAAAATGAGCGTTTTGAAGAGGTCATACAGCAAATAAATGGTTACCACAAAGACTCATGGCTTCTGCCTCAATACACACAAATATTAAAAACCCTTTTTAAAACACCTTCACGCGACTTTGAACTGTGTTCTTTTGAACTGATTGAGAAAAAAAGCAATCAACTCATTGCCGGGGAGTTGGGCTATTGTATCGGAAAAACGTATACCAGTTTGACCGGTTTTTTTAAAAAAGAAGCCCAATACAACAACTGTGGGAAATTGCAATTGGTGATGCTTGCACACTATTTAGAACAACACGATTTTGATTTATGGAATTTAGGACATGCCTGTATGTCATATAAGATCGATTTAGGGGCAAAAGTGTATCAAAGAGAGGCTTTTTTAAAACGTTGGTTTAAGGCAATTATTTAAACATAAAGGCACAATAAAAGAGTTATTGGAAATGAAACAAATAGGAGTGGTTACTCCCATTTGCTTTTTATAGGTTGAAATGCTTGAAGACCATCAATTAATATTTTGGGATTCTCACTGACAATAATCATATCCACAAAACGTTTTTTCATAAAACCGTTATCCACGCATGCATATAAAAACTCCATGAGTTTATCGTAATAGCCATTGATATTATAAAAAGCACACGGTTTGTTGTGTTTTCCCAGTTGTAGTTCACTTAACACTTCAAAAATCTCATCAAAAGTACCGTATCCTCCTGGCAAAGCGATAAAAGCATCTGCAAGTTCTTCCATCTTATTTTTTCGTTCACTCATGCTTTGTACACGATGGGTATGTGTGATGGCTCTGTTTTCAATCTCTTTTTCAATCAAACTGTAAGGTATCACCCCAGTTACACTCACACCTAAACGTAGGGCTTCATTTGAAATAATGCCCATAAGACCTTGTGATGAACCGCCATAAACGATGCTCATTGAACGTTGAGCAATCTCGTTGGCCAGTTGTTTTGTGGCATTTGAAAAATTTTCATGATCTCCTAAAGATGAACCACAATAAATAGCAATATTCATTTAAACCTCCTGTAGTGATGTGAGCAATATAGCATATTTCAACTTGTTTTGAGATGTATTAAATCAAGAGTTTTATCATCTGTATTGAAACATGCTATAATAAAATAAGATATTTAAAAAGAGGCTTTATAATGGATTGCGCAAATGAAAAAGAAGAGATAGAACAGCTTAAAAAAGCGTTAGAAGAGCAGAAACGAAAAAATGAAAAACTGCTTCAAGAGTGTACGAAAGTAGATGCGATGAATGAACTCTTTAATAAATACACCATCACTTCAGAAACCAACCTTGATGGTATCATTACTTATGCCAGTGAACCATTTATTGAGATTTCTGGTTACACAAGAGAAGAACTCATAGGACAACCTCATAATATTGTTCGTCATGAAGACATGCCCAAAGAGACCTTTAAAGAGCTTTGGGAAACCATCAAAAACAAACAAATTTGGCGGGGAGAAGTAAAAAACCGCAAAAAAAATGGCGGACACTATTGGGTGGACAGTATTGTTTTTCCACTTTTGGATGCAAATGGTAATATTGAAGGATATAAATCCATTCGTATTGACATCACCCATAAAAAAGAGTTACATGATATTTTAGGTGGTTTAATGAGTGTAGAAGGAAATCTTTTTTAAATAAAAAAAGCTCGACATAAAAGCTATAAACTAACCTTTATATCGAGCTTCTTAATGGTACGCCTGGAAGGATTCGAACCCTCAACCCCCGGGGCCGAAACCCAGTGCTCTATCCAGTTGAGCCACAGACGCATTTTTTAAGTAGGTGAAATATTACTGAATAAATTCTAAAAATTTCCTAAAATTTTTACATTAGCGTGTAAAAATTTTGTTTTTTAGGCAAAAATTTGATCGCATACGACCAATACAAAAAAGACAATGCCCAAATAACCATTAATCGTAAAGAAGGCTCGATCTATTTTTGAGAAGTCTTTATTCACAATATAGTGTTCCACACTTAACATCACAGCACTCACCACCACGGCAATATATACAAAAAAACCACTCTCTGACACAAAAGCAAACAGTAACCAAAAAAGTACGGTCAGGGCATGAAAGATTTGTGAAATGCGCATGGTTCTTTCAACACCAAAGGTTGAAGGAATAGAGTGCAATCCCAATTTTTTATCCACTTCAATGTCTTGTAAAGAGTACAACAAGTCAAATCCTGCCACCCAAAACATTACCCCAATACTCAATAACACTGACCAAAATGTTATTGTTTCACTCACAGCAACCACTCCAGCAATGGGAGCCAATCCTAAAGAGAGTCCTAAAATAAGGTGTGCTAAATATGAAAAACGTTTAAAATATGAATAGCTTCCAATAACAATTAAAATAGGTACCGCTAAATACAGTGCCAAATCATTGACAAAATAAGCAACTAAAATAAATCCCAACGCATTGGCAAACGTAAACAGAAACATCTGTACCGGCGAAATACGCCCATCCACATTGGGACGATTTATCGTTCGAGGATTCAAAGCATCAATATCTCGGTCTAAAAATCGGTTAAACCCCATGGCAAAGTTACGAGCAGTGAGTGCTGCGAGCACACCTAAGATTAAGAGTTTAAAACCAAACCAGCCATTGGCTGCCACAATCATTGCAATAAAAATAAATGGCAGTGAAAATATTGAATGTTTGAACATCACGAGTTCATTAAAATCATTGAGTAGTTGCTTAAATTTTTCCATGCGCCATTGTATCAAAATGTTTATAGATATTTTCTTTTATATGTTCCACATTGTTTTTTGGCTAAAATACCCTTATGAAAGAAATCGCAATCATTGGCCCTACGGCATCTGGCAAAACATCTTTAGCAATTGATATTGCTTTAAAAACCAACTCTGTTATTTTATCACTGGACTCATTGTCTGTTTATAAAGAGATTGATATTGCTTCAGCAAAACCCACCAAACAAGAGCGAGCAGGTATCGTTCACTTTGGGATTGATGAAGTTTTTCCCAATCAAACCTTTGATGTGTTGGAGTTTATTGCTTGTTATAAAAAAGCCAAGATGTATGCCAAAGAGTATGACCATAACTTAGTCATTGTGGGAGGAACGGGGTTTTATTTAAAAACACTGATTGATGGTATATCATTGGGTATCAGTACGCATGAACCCATGGATATTTCGATTCAAGAGGCGTATGAACTGCTTGTGAAGCTTGACCCTGTTTATATGCAAAAGATTAAATCTAATGATAAATACCGAATTGAAAAGACCTATAATATTTATCGGCAAACCAAACTCTCACCCACAGAGTATTTTCTAAAAAACCCTAAAAAACCGTTTGCACCCAACTTGCCTATCTTTGAAATCATGTGGGAACCTGAAGAGTTACGACAACGAATAGCGCTTCGAACCAAACAGATGTTAAATGAGGGTTTGATTGATGAAGTCATTTTCCTAGAACAAAAATATACACGAGAACCTAACTGCATGAGTTCTATTGGTATCATTGAAACCTTGCAATACCTTGATGGAAAACTCTCAAAAGCACAACTTGAAGAGAAGATTGCGACCAACACAGCCCAACTTGCAAAACGGCAACGCACCTTTAATCGCTCACAATTTAACAACCTGCAAACCAAGAATGTTTTAGAAAGCTTAAATTCAGACATACTTAAGTTTTTTTCGATATAATCCGTATTCCAAAAAATCGTAACCTAAAAGATTTTTAATAAAGGGCAACACAGAGACTTGACCTTTTGTTAGAAACGAATAAAAGAAGGAAAAAACGTGAGAAAAGATATTCACCCAGATTACAAAGAGTGTACTGTATCTTGTGCTTGTGGTAATGAGTTCGTAACAAAGTCAAACGTTGAAACAATGAGAATTGACATTTGTTCTGCTTGCCACCCTTTCTTTACTGGAGAGCAAAAAATCGTTGATGCTGCTGGTCGAGTAGAGAAATTTAAAGCTAAGTATAACATGAACAAATAAGCAGATTTGTGCTTACTTTAGTTCCCACTCCCATAGGCAACCTTGATGATATCTCATCAAGAGCACTGAAAGCCCTGGAGAGTGCGGAACTTTTTTTATGCGAAGATACTCGCGTTACTAAAAAACTTCTACAACTATTCAGTGAAAAATATAATTTAACTTTTCCTTGCAATCAATTTGAATCATTTCATCATCATAATGAAAAGAAACAACTGGCTACTTTTGATGTAACCACTTTTAAAGAAAAAAATATTGTCTACGTAAGCGATGCTGGGATGCCTTGCATCAGTGATCCAGGTGCCACTTTGGTACAATGGTGTATTCAAAATGGTATACCCTATGATGTCATTCCTGGTGCGAATGCTGTGTTAACTGCGTTTGCCATGAGCGGCTTTGATGCTACGACATTTACCTTTTTTGGATTTTTGCCTCACAAAGGCAAAGAGCGGCAATCGCACTTTTTAGAAGTGATGCAAAGTCAAATTACCCCTATTTTATATGAATCCCCTCATCGACTTCTGAAACTCTTAGAAGAGTTAGCTGCCTATGATGAAAATAGAACCATCTTTTTAGCCAAAGAGCTCACTAAAAAATATCAAACCGTTTATAAACAAACTGCCGGTGAACTTTTCAAGCAGTTTAAAAGTGAAAACATCAAAGGAGAATGGGTTGTCATCATAAAACCTGTAACTGTTTCAAAAGGTGAAATACTCACGGTTTCAGACATTGAAGAGCTTTCACTTCCACCCAAACAAAAAGCCAAACTGCTTGCTAAGATGACAGGACGTGCAGTCAAAGAGATTTATCAAGAACTTTTAGATAGAATCCAGTCATGATAATATATGGTAAACAAGTAGTTCTATACATACTACAAAAACATCCCGAACTCATTGAAGAGGTTCTTTTTTCAAAAGAGATTGATAAAAAAGTATTTGCTAAGTTTTTAAAACTTGGGAAAAAAATCATCAAGCTTGATAACAAAAAGGCTCAATCATTGGCACATGGTGGTAATCACCAAGGCTTTTTCTTACGACTCAAAGAGTTTGAGTATCAAACCATGGATGAACTGAAACAGAAAAACTTTATTGTGGTGTTAGATGGATTAACCGATGTAGGAAATATCGGAGCCATTACACGATCAGCATACTCACTGGGTATTGATGGAGTGATAGCTTCAGGAGTTAAAACACTCAATAACTCTGGAATCATTCGTACCAGTGCGGGAGCCATGTTGGACATGCCATTTGCTCTGTATCCCAACTCTTTAGATTTGGCCAATGAGCTTAAACAGAGTGGTTATGCGCTTATTGGTGCAACCATGGATGGTACAGATTTAAAGAAATATGGAAAAATCACCCAAGAAGATAAAGTTGCTCTGTTTTTAGGAAGCGAAGGTGAAGGCTTAAGCGGTAAGATACGAAAAAAACTTGACTTAAAGGTTTCAATCAAAATGCACAACGACTTCGACTCACTCAATGTCTCTGTCGCTGCGGCTATTTTAATGTACAATCTGAAAGGATAACAATGTTTAAATTGATTTTCACTGCCCTTTTTTTAAGCTTGACACTTCAAGCAAGTGTACTGTTTGATAAAATTGAAAACCTTATCGGTGAGCAAAACTACAAAGAACATAAAAACCTCATACAATTTCTTTTTTCGCAAAATCCAAGCAAATACACCTTAAGCGGTGAAAAGCTGAACTATTTAAACATCATCAAAGAGTTAAAACAAAATGGGCTCTTAAACCTGCAATTAGCAGAACCTAAAGAGATTTTAGTGGAGTTTTATACCTCTACAGACCCTGTGAAGTCGCTCAAAATTCTAAATGAAACACTCAAGTCATTAGGATACTACTACTATTTTACAAAACATTCATCGTATGATGGCGATGGCAGCTTAAAGTGGGTCATTAAATTAAAAACAGAATTTATGATTGACCCTCAACTCTTTATTTCAGAGCTTTTAAAAAAAGAGTCACGCATAATTGAAATAAAAAGAGAAGAAAATGATACATGGATATACAAAATTGATACAAATTTTGCTAATATTTCAGAATCAATTTTTATAGACTCAAATGAGATAGTAAAATTACAAAAACCTTTACGTCCTTATTTTATCTCAATCAAGGGTGGTAAAGTCATCAAAGTGATGAGTACAGCACTGAATTACTGGTACCCACATATTGTTTTTTATGATGAGCATTTGAACATCTTAAATATTGTCAAAGAGGATAAGATCTTCAAACGTATCTCTTTACGCATTCCAGATCAAACCAAATATATCAAAATAAACGACTTATACACGTTAGTAAACATCAAACGTGGACTAAGCGTAATCATTAAGGAGTAAAACGTGTTTCCAGAAATTGAATTTGAACGTATGAAACGACTTCCAAACTATGTGTTTGCAGAAGTCAATAATATCAAAATGGAAGCAAGACGCGCCGGGGAAGATATCATTGACTTTTCTATGGGAAATCCAGATGGTCCGGCACCTCAACACATTATTGACAAATTAAAAGAGACAGCAGACAAACCAAAAAACCACGGGTACAGTGCAAGTGCAGGTATTTATAAACTCAGAGTGGCGATTTGTAACTGGTACAAAAGAAAATATGGAGTGGACTATTTAGACCCAGATAAGCACGCTGTGGCTACTATGGGAAGTAAAGAGGGGTATGTTCACTTAGTACAAGCGATTGTAAATGTAGGTGATGTTGCCGTTGTTCCAGACCCAACGTACCCTATTCACTCATATGCATTTATGCTAAGTGGTGCAGCCATTCACAACTTTGAATTGCCCTTTGGACGAGATTTTAGAGTGGATGAAAAGCTTTTCTTTGAACGATTGAATAAAACACTCAAAGAATCCATTCCAAAAGT is part of the Candidatus Marinarcus aquaticus genome and encodes:
- the purT gene encoding formate-dependent phosphoribosylglycinamide formyltransferase; this encodes MEFSAPLKSDSIKIMLLGSGELGKEVIIEAQRLGIETIAVDSYNNAPAQLVANRAYTINMKNKNEILDVIRREKPDYILPEVEAINIEALFEAENEGFHVIPNADAVNKTMNRKNIRQFAAEELKVKTGRYEFVSTFEGLEKAAANMGFPCVIKPVMSSSGHGQSVAKKAEDLPFSWEMAKEARGDASELIVEEFIKFDYEITMLTVRNEKQTVFCEPIGHIQQDGDYIFSWQPMNMSESAKKKAQDIAKTVTDGLGGRGIFGVEMFVQGDEVFFSEVSPRPHDTGMVTMMTQSQSEFALHVRAVLGLPLDFFDYGAGASAAYKAKEDTFNPVVCVEDAAFTKESYVRVFGKPQSHVGRRMAVALTFDKQSSEAALEKAKAIIKNISDK
- a CDS encoding LPP20 family lipoprotein: MKKVLLTASAAMVAASILFTGCSSKTETIQEDMTYVDPEFQGAPKWVMVPQVSGFIAEVGSAPNNAANDKSFQRAEAMADARDNLARQISTKVGNMFKSFKASTGSGADATFDKATESVSKQVASETLKGTVVKDTWISRTGNLYVLMAIDTTAVIDSAENKIKTSFKNDNALYQKFLAEKAQGELATELEKLNQ
- a CDS encoding murein transglycosylase domain-containing protein, which codes for MKKSYFLLLLPLIFLQSNDFQQFIQQQKSSFERYKQTQTTDFETYKKAYEEGLKEYKNDILQQWPQAELSTAHKWVQYDKNYATKKSVDFQNKTIKLEVIANNEQEAREKLVESFNDLLKDDVQRAYSNDQLEQKVQAKLPKTVLTPTIKTKQKIVADVIEKKEQEAYVEVIKKEPLVKKIYKENTIYTANLKLPSTALLKKARLYTHDVKEYAQKNSVNEELIFAVIHSESSFNPMARSHIPAYGLMQIVPKSAGLDVYNFLYKEKKILSSTYLYDPSNNIKIGSTYLHMLYFNYLRHIKDETSRLYCSIAAYNTGAGNVARSFIGTINIKEASKKINQMSAQEVYKHLMRNLPYNETRKYLQRVNERRYVYLKLLNEEQL
- a CDS encoding leucyl/phenylalanyl-tRNA--protein transferase family protein, which gives rise to MARAGFVCTAAVDSQNKEVLLPEMQFEYALLDFKELHVSKKVQSLLDKHTFTLVKNERFEEVIQQINGYHKDSWLLPQYTQILKTLFKTPSRDFELCSFELIEKKSNQLIAGELGYCIGKTYTSLTGFFKKEAQYNNCGKLQLVMLAHYLEQHDFDLWNLGHACMSYKIDLGAKVYQREAFLKRWFKAII
- a CDS encoding TIGR00730 family Rossman fold protein, which translates into the protein MNIAIYCGSSLGDHENFSNATKQLANEIAQRSMSIVYGGSSQGLMGIISNEALRLGVSVTGVIPYSLIEKEIENRAITHTHRVQSMSERKNKMEELADAFIALPGGYGTFDEIFEVLSELQLGKHNKPCAFYNINGYYDKLMEFLYACVDNGFMKKRFVDMIIVSENPKILIDGLQAFQPIKSKWE
- a CDS encoding PAS domain-containing protein, with protein sequence MDCANEKEEIEQLKKALEEQKRKNEKLLQECTKVDAMNELFNKYTITSETNLDGIITYASEPFIEISGYTREELIGQPHNIVRHEDMPKETFKELWETIKNKQIWRGEVKNRKKNGGHYWVDSIVFPLLDANGNIEGYKSIRIDITHKKELHDILGGLMSVEGNLF
- the mqnP gene encoding menaquinone biosynthesis prenyltransferase MqnP, which encodes MEKFKQLLNDFNELVMFKHSIFSLPFIFIAMIVAANGWFGFKLLILGVLAALTARNFAMGFNRFLDRDIDALNPRTINRPNVDGRISPVQMFLFTFANALGFILVAYFVNDLALYLAVPILIVIGSYSYFKRFSYLAHLILGLSLGLAPIAGVVAVSETITFWSVLLSIGVMFWVAGFDLLYSLQDIEVDKKLGLHSIPSTFGVERTMRISQIFHALTVLFWLLFAFVSESGFFVYIAVVVSAVMLSVEHYIVNKDFSKIDRAFFTINGYLGIVFFVLVVCDQIFA
- the miaA gene encoding tRNA (adenosine(37)-N6)-dimethylallyltransferase MiaA, coding for MKEIAIIGPTASGKTSLAIDIALKTNSVILSLDSLSVYKEIDIASAKPTKQERAGIVHFGIDEVFPNQTFDVLEFIACYKKAKMYAKEYDHNLVIVGGTGFYLKTLIDGISLGISTHEPMDISIQEAYELLVKLDPVYMQKIKSNDKYRIEKTYNIYRQTKLSPTEYFLKNPKKPFAPNLPIFEIMWEPEELRQRIALRTKQMLNEGLIDEVIFLEQKYTREPNCMSSIGIIETLQYLDGKLSKAQLEEKIATNTAQLAKRQRTFNRSQFNNLQTKNVLESLNSDILKFFSI
- the rpmE gene encoding 50S ribosomal protein L31, encoding MRKDIHPDYKECTVSCACGNEFVTKSNVETMRIDICSACHPFFTGEQKIVDAAGRVEKFKAKYNMNK
- the rsmI gene encoding 16S rRNA (cytidine(1402)-2'-O)-methyltransferase, with amino-acid sequence MLTLVPTPIGNLDDISSRALKALESAELFLCEDTRVTKKLLQLFSEKYNLTFPCNQFESFHHHNEKKQLATFDVTTFKEKNIVYVSDAGMPCISDPGATLVQWCIQNGIPYDVIPGANAVLTAFAMSGFDATTFTFFGFLPHKGKERQSHFLEVMQSQITPILYESPHRLLKLLEELAAYDENRTIFLAKELTKKYQTVYKQTAGELFKQFKSENIKGEWVVIIKPVTVSKGEILTVSDIEELSLPPKQKAKLLAKMTGRAVKEIYQELLDRIQS
- the rlmB gene encoding 23S rRNA (guanosine(2251)-2'-O)-methyltransferase RlmB, producing MIIYGKQVVLYILQKHPELIEEVLFSKEIDKKVFAKFLKLGKKIIKLDNKKAQSLAHGGNHQGFFLRLKEFEYQTMDELKQKNFIVVLDGLTDVGNIGAITRSAYSLGIDGVIASGVKTLNNSGIIRTSAGAMLDMPFALYPNSLDLANELKQSGYALIGATMDGTDLKKYGKITQEDKVALFLGSEGEGLSGKIRKKLDLKVSIKMHNDFDSLNVSVAAAILMYNLKG